In Deinococcus puniceus, one genomic interval encodes:
- a CDS encoding YIP1 family protein, whose protein sequence is MSRPTQSAPTDTVAQMLPQSMAVLTRPSPSTFELYEKRGGMTQAAIYVVLAALVSGVIAGIFAPFHDLNLFSQFFSRLIAIPVQFAIFVAAVYLIGKNLFKGTGTFSEVAYTFALFFVPLSIVGTLIGIIPILGWIAGILISIAMVFFGFLAVQSSMNLRDQTQAAITLVLSGLAYWVVGAIVIGILL, encoded by the coding sequence ATGAGCCGCCCAACCCAATCTGCCCCCACCGATACCGTTGCCCAGATGCTTCCCCAGAGTATGGCCGTCCTGACGCGCCCCAGTCCCAGCACCTTCGAACTGTATGAAAAGCGCGGCGGCATGACGCAAGCCGCTATTTATGTGGTTCTGGCTGCCTTGGTTTCAGGCGTCATCGCTGGAATCTTCGCCCCTTTTCATGACCTGAACCTGTTCAGCCAGTTTTTCAGCCGCCTGATTGCCATTCCTGTCCAGTTCGCTATCTTCGTGGCCGCCGTCTACCTGATCGGCAAGAATCTGTTCAAGGGTACGGGCACCTTTTCCGAAGTCGCCTACACTTTCGCACTGTTCTTCGTGCCACTCAGCATCGTCGGCACTCTCATCGGCATCATTCCCATTCTGGGCTGGATTGCGGGCATCCTCATCTCCATTGCCATGGTTTTCTTCGGCTTTTTGGCCGTTCAGTCCAGCATGAACCTGCGTGACCAAACCCAAGCCGCCATTACGTTGGTTTTGTCGGGTCTGGCTTACTGGGTTGTGGGGGCCATCGTGATCGGCATCTTGCTCTAA
- a CDS encoding TetR/AcrR family transcriptional regulator, protein MVTLARARSDSAKEARRADILHQTLTLWQTHRYEDVTLQAVAGRVGLTKPALYGYFPTKETLFLALYEELLGAWLHALTRHLRLGGTHTPASLAALVCTLLAEHAALTRLIPHLAGLLERNISQDRARAHKGWLLGQLQPLAPLLEGALPGLPPGASLPLLTYTQALVAGLYPMSDPAPAVQAALQDPELTPLCVQFGPALQEALTALYTGLSVRTEQYK, encoded by the coding sequence GTGGTTACTCTTGCCCGTGCCCGATCCGACAGCGCCAAAGAAGCGCGGCGGGCCGATATCCTGCACCAAACGCTGACGCTGTGGCAGACGCACCGCTATGAAGACGTGACGCTGCAAGCCGTCGCGGGGCGCGTGGGCCTCACCAAACCTGCGCTGTACGGCTATTTTCCCACCAAAGAAACGCTGTTTCTCGCGCTGTACGAGGAGTTGTTGGGCGCGTGGCTGCACGCTCTGACGCGGCATCTGCGGTTAGGCGGCACGCACACTCCGGCCAGCCTCGCGGCGTTGGTGTGTACGCTGCTGGCCGAACACGCCGCCCTCACGCGCCTGATTCCACACTTGGCGGGCCTGCTGGAACGCAACATCAGCCAAGACCGCGCCCGCGCCCACAAGGGTTGGTTGTTGGGGCAGTTGCAACCGCTCGCGCCGCTCTTGGAGGGTGCGCTCCCCGGTCTGCCCCCCGGCGCGAGCCTGCCCCTGCTGACCTACACACAGGCGTTGGTGGCGGGCCTGTATCCGATGTCTGACCCTGCGCCCGCTGTACAGGCCGCCCTGCAAGACCCGGAACTCACGCCGCTGTGCGTGCAGTTCGGGCCTGCCTTGCAAGAGGCTCTGACGGCGCTGTATACGGGCCTGTCTGTGAGAACAGAGCAGTACAAATGA
- a CDS encoding SDR family NAD(P)-dependent oxidoreductase codes for MTQQTQQTQANADQFQRHQPATALITGASGGIGEAIARQLAARGAHLILVARSEGKMQTLAQEMSAKHGIQAAVIALDLTRPDAGEVLEREVAARHLTVDILVNNAGFGGFSEFWTQDAGEINRMVAVNIAALTDLTRRFLPDMVTRGRGRVLNVASTAAFIPGPLMAVYYASKAYVLSFSEAVNEELRGTGVSVTALCPGPVETGFQDTANLGESKLLSGVARLSILSAEEVAKQGVNAMLRGQAVLIAGGFNRSQTLLPRLLPRAAVARLMARVQARRNV; via the coding sequence ATGACCCAGCAGACGCAACAGACACAGGCCAACGCAGACCAGTTTCAACGCCACCAACCCGCTACCGCCCTCATTACAGGCGCAAGCGGCGGCATTGGCGAGGCCATCGCGCGGCAACTCGCGGCACGCGGCGCACACCTGATCTTGGTGGCCCGCAGCGAAGGCAAAATGCAGACGCTGGCGCAGGAAATGAGCGCCAAGCACGGCATTCAGGCCGCCGTGATCGCGCTTGATCTGACCCGCCCCGACGCTGGCGAAGTGCTGGAACGCGAAGTGGCGGCCCGCCATCTGACGGTAGACATTCTGGTCAACAACGCTGGCTTCGGCGGTTTCAGCGAATTCTGGACGCAGGACGCGGGTGAAATTAACCGGATGGTGGCCGTGAACATTGCCGCCCTGACCGATCTGACGCGCCGTTTTCTGCCCGACATGGTGACGCGGGGGCGTGGGCGCGTGCTGAATGTGGCCTCCACCGCCGCCTTCATTCCGGGGCCGCTGATGGCCGTCTACTATGCCTCCAAAGCCTATGTGCTGAGCTTCAGTGAGGCCGTGAACGAGGAGTTGCGCGGCACCGGCGTCAGCGTGACCGCCCTGTGCCCCGGCCCGGTGGAAACGGGCTTTCAGGACACGGCCAATCTGGGTGAAAGCAAACTCCTGAGCGGCGTCGCTCGGCTCAGCATTCTCAGTGCCGAAGAAGTTGCCAAACAAGGTGTGAATGCCATGCTGCGCGGTCAAGCGGTGCTGATCGCGGGCGGCTTCAACCGCAGCCAAACGCTGTTGCCGCGCCTCTTGCCCCGCGCTGCGGTGGCCCGCCTGATGGCGCGGGTGCAGGCGCGGAGGAATGTCTAA
- the era gene encoding GTPase Era → MTDSASSPDHLRTTKDTASQKGKAPQTHSGFVAIVGKPNVGKSTLMNSFLGTKVAPTSPRPQTTRRGVRGIHSSGNRQLVFVDTPGLHKPKDALGKYMNHEVHSALADVDAVIWVVDLRHPPTDEDQLVARQVRELPKPLFLVGNKTDVAKYPEEAMKLYRALLEGRTHDTSETVLSAQNNPQAVATLREQLLDVLPENPFFYPLGAASDQTREMWAAEIIREEAMKKLRDELPYAVATRVNSWTEREDGLQRIEGEIVVEKNAHKGMVIGAGGKQLREIGQAARKQLEVFLSRKVFLGLEVIVIPGWREDEEALRELGYE, encoded by the coding sequence ATGACGGATTCAGCTTCCAGCCCAGATCACCTCCGCACGACCAAAGACACGGCCTCCCAGAAGGGCAAGGCTCCGCAGACCCATTCCGGGTTCGTGGCGATTGTCGGCAAACCCAACGTGGGCAAAAGCACCCTGATGAACTCGTTTTTGGGCACCAAAGTCGCGCCCACCAGCCCCCGCCCGCAGACCACGCGGCGCGGCGTGCGCGGCATCCATTCTTCGGGCAACCGCCAACTGGTGTTCGTAGATACGCCGGGGCTGCACAAGCCCAAAGACGCGCTGGGCAAGTACATGAACCACGAGGTTCACAGCGCGTTGGCCGATGTGGACGCCGTCATTTGGGTCGTTGACCTGCGCCACCCGCCTACCGATGAAGACCAGTTGGTGGCGCGGCAGGTGCGGGAACTGCCCAAACCGCTGTTCTTGGTGGGCAACAAAACCGACGTGGCCAAGTATCCCGAGGAGGCCATGAAGCTGTACCGGGCGCTGCTGGAAGGCCGCACCCACGACACCAGCGAAACGGTGCTCAGCGCCCAGAACAACCCACAGGCGGTAGCGACCCTGCGCGAGCAACTGCTGGACGTGTTGCCCGAAAACCCCTTCTTCTACCCCCTCGGCGCGGCCAGCGACCAGACGCGGGAAATGTGGGCCGCCGAGATTATCCGCGAAGAAGCCATGAAAAAGCTGCGCGACGAGTTGCCCTACGCCGTCGCTACCCGCGTGAACAGTTGGACGGAGCGCGAAGACGGCCTGCAACGCATCGAAGGCGAAATCGTGGTGGAAAAGAACGCCCACAAGGGCATGGTGATCGGCGCAGGCGGCAAGCAACTGCGTGAAATCGGTCAGGCCGCCCGCAAGCAACTGGAAGTGTTCCTGAGCCGCAAAGTCTTTTTGGGCCTAGAAGTGATCGTCATTCCCGGCTGGCGCGAGGACGAAGAAGCCCTGCGCGAATTGGGCTACGAGTAA
- a CDS encoding SDR family NAD(P)-dependent oxidoreductase: MTTLIIGATGGIGAAMARAMAATDSLVLAGRDEAKLSAVAAETGAKSQRVDVGFESHVRSLLDGVESLDTVIYAAGAALPQPLADLDAAQVRAVWNANYFGAIWTLKYGLPKLAEGGRMYLIGARPELVTAKGFSQYAASKAALAQAVTIARLELPRGTQKALTLVLPPAVDTPLWTQVGRVPRGAISAGAVAQAIAADRAGAAQGELRVES, translated from the coding sequence ATGACCACATTGATTATCGGGGCTACGGGCGGCATTGGCGCGGCGATGGCGCGGGCGATGGCCGCCACAGATTCACTGGTTCTGGCCGGGCGCGACGAGGCCAAACTCTCTGCTGTTGCTGCCGAAACCGGGGCCAAATCGCAGCGGGTAGACGTGGGCTTTGAAAGCCACGTGCGCTCGCTGCTGGACGGCGTGGAGAGCCTGGACACCGTGATCTATGCGGCGGGCGCGGCCCTGCCTCAACCCCTGGCCGACCTAGACGCCGCGCAGGTGCGGGCCGTGTGGAATGCCAATTATTTTGGGGCCATTTGGACGCTGAAATATGGGCTGCCCAAGCTGGCCGAAGGTGGACGCATGTACCTGATCGGCGCACGGCCCGAACTGGTGACGGCCAAAGGGTTTTCCCAGTACGCCGCCAGCAAAGCCGCGTTGGCGCAGGCCGTGACCATTGCCCGCCTGGAATTGCCGCGTGGCACGCAAAAGGCGCTGACGCTGGTGCTGCCGCCCGCCGTAGATACACCGCTGTGGACGCAAGTGGGCCGCGTGCCCCGTGGAGCCATCAGCGCCGGAGCGGTAGCGCAGGCCATTGCTGCTGACAGAGCGGGGGCGGCGCAGGGGGAATTGCGGGTAGAGAGCTGA
- a CDS encoding Nudix hydrolase, whose amino-acid sequence MQYDETLHIPVTLRSAGVVVIDAAGAVLLVQEGKPGSRGLWHFPAGGVEEGENPQDAAVREAWEETGLRVRPIKLLNTLLGKMPDGVLILRFAWLAEVIGPTLAPAPRPEFAAEVQEARYFSRLEVDALYAARQLRMHHTKLFIDAAFAEWERAEALA is encoded by the coding sequence ATGCAGTACGACGAAACCCTGCACATCCCGGTCACGCTGCGTTCGGCGGGCGTGGTGGTTATCGATGCAGCGGGCGCGGTGCTGTTGGTGCAGGAGGGCAAACCCGGCAGCCGGGGGCTGTGGCACTTTCCGGCGGGCGGGGTAGAGGAGGGTGAGAATCCCCAAGACGCCGCCGTGCGCGAGGCGTGGGAAGAAACGGGACTGCGCGTGCGGCCCATCAAGCTCCTGAATACGCTGCTGGGCAAGATGCCAGACGGCGTATTGATCTTGCGGTTCGCGTGGCTGGCAGAAGTGATCGGGCCAACGCTCGCCCCCGCGCCCCGGCCTGAATTTGCCGCTGAGGTGCAGGAAGCGCGTTACTTTTCCCGCTTGGAAGTAGACGCCTTGTACGCCGCTCGCCAGTTGCGGATGCACCACACCAAGCTGTTTATAGACGCCGCTTTTGCCGAGTGGGAGCGGGCTGAGGCTCTGGCGTAG
- a CDS encoding YfiT family bacillithiol transferase encodes MTQTDAQTDVRHPTGPMPTPLTLTPAERAEAVAAVRALPAELRAAVADLGESRLDTPYREGGWTARQVVHHVADSHLNAYARLKLTLTETNPTIRPYEQTLWAELPDSRLPAEVSLNLLESLHARIVAVLEGVHDADWARQWTHPAQGRTYTLDTLAAMYAWHGRHHIAHLKLIGV; translated from the coding sequence ATGACCCAGACTGATGCCCAGACTGATGTTCGTCACCCCACTGGCCCCATGCCCACCCCACTCACGCTGACGCCAGCAGAGCGGGCCGAAGCGGTGGCCGCCGTTCGCGCCCTGCCCGCCGAATTGCGTGCGGCGGTGGCCGATTTGGGAGAATCCCGCTTAGATACGCCCTACCGGGAAGGCGGCTGGACGGCGCGGCAGGTGGTTCATCATGTGGCCGACAGCCATCTGAACGCCTATGCTCGCCTGAAACTGACGCTGACCGAAACCAACCCGACCATTCGACCCTACGAGCAGACCCTCTGGGCCGAGCTGCCCGACTCGCGCCTGCCCGCAGAAGTCAGCCTGAACCTATTGGAGTCGCTGCACGCCCGGATCGTGGCCGTGCTGGAGGGCGTACACGACGCGGATTGGGCACGCCAATGGACGCACCCCGCGCAGGGCCGCACCTACACGCTGGATACTTTGGCCGCCATGTACGCTTGGCATGGCCGCCACCACATAGCTCACCTGAAGTTGATCGGGGTTTAG
- a CDS encoding nucleotide pyrophosphohydrolase has translation MRLVFSYSARMTDAVAPLTFEAARARVDTYISQFKEGYFPPLLMLARLTEETGEIARVIAHQNGKTPKPGEDVGDLELELADLLFVMICMANERGLSLERGFERMMTKVETRDADRWTRKVGPLAEKEGQPG, from the coding sequence ATGCGGCTGGTTTTTTCGTACTCTGCCCGCATGACAGATGCTGTTGCTCCGCTGACCTTCGAGGCGGCCCGCGCCCGTGTGGACACCTATATTTCCCAGTTTAAGGAAGGCTATTTTCCGCCCCTGCTGATGCTGGCCCGCCTGACCGAAGAAACGGGCGAGATTGCGCGGGTGATTGCCCACCAGAACGGCAAAACGCCCAAGCCGGGGGAAGACGTGGGCGACCTAGAGTTGGAATTGGCCGACCTGCTCTTCGTCATGATCTGTATGGCAAACGAACGCGGCCTAAGCCTAGAGCGAGGCTTCGAGCGCATGATGACTAAAGTGGAAACGCGGGATGCGGATCGCTGGACACGCAAAGTCGGCCCCTTAGCGGAGAAGGAAGGACAGCCGGGCTGA
- a CDS encoding DUF4384 domain-containing protein: MRSLLVLGALSLTLSACTVSVRPNLGLSGSSSNLITSVRPDRGEGGNYVVGEALRLSVTTRTAGYVTLLALNAGGAANVLVRDAYVQAGTTTFPRAQDGVTYNVAAPRGLQRVRVLFTRVRPTTDLVLGGVYDGNRWNRASDEYLNNYAPADRDVQETYLYVR; this comes from the coding sequence ATGCGTAGCCTCCTTGTTCTTGGCGCACTCAGCTTGACCCTGAGTGCCTGTACCGTCAGCGTTCGTCCTAACCTCGGCCTTAGCGGCAGCAGCAGCAACCTGATCACCAGCGTGCGCCCAGACCGGGGCGAGGGCGGCAACTACGTGGTGGGCGAGGCCCTGCGCCTGAGCGTGACCACCCGCACCGCCGGATACGTGACCCTGTTGGCCCTGAACGCGGGCGGCGCGGCCAATGTACTCGTCCGCGACGCCTACGTGCAGGCCGGAACCACCACCTTCCCCCGCGCTCAGGACGGCGTGACTTACAACGTGGCGGCCCCGCGTGGACTCCAGCGTGTGCGTGTGCTGTTTACCCGCGTGCGCCCCACCACCGACCTCGTGCTAGGCGGCGTGTACGACGGCAACCGTTGGAACCGTGCCAGCGACGAATACCTGAACAACTACGCGCCCGCTGACCGGGACGTGCAGGAAACGTACTTGTACGTGCGCTAA